The Agromyces hippuratus genome has a window encoding:
- a CDS encoding pirin family protein translates to MSNLERDPAELLCPPESAADPAIAVLQPRDVPLGGPRAMNVRRTLPQRGRTTIGAWCFADHYGPDDVAVSGGMVVPPHPHTGLQTVSWLFEGEIEHRDSTGSHEMVRPGAVNLMTAGRGISHSEVSTPQTTRLHGVQLWVALPDAARHVAPFFEHAEIDEVPVDDAVVRVFAGSLPGVAAESSVSLFSPLVGAQIELPAGGEAWIELDPSFEHGLLVDLGPVGVTVAALEGEVDDSQRLVPLAETGRTGVLERSELGYLPVGHEGVRLRAADAPVRVILLGGVPFDEALVMWWNFIGRDHDEIVEFRRQWQADVVGRDNPDGRFGDVTGYDGAPLPAPELPTVHLKPRN, encoded by the coding sequence ATGAGCAACCTCGAGCGAGACCCTGCTGAACTGCTCTGTCCGCCCGAGTCCGCGGCCGATCCCGCGATCGCCGTGCTGCAGCCGCGAGACGTGCCGCTCGGCGGCCCGCGGGCGATGAACGTGCGCCGCACACTCCCCCAGCGCGGCCGCACCACCATTGGCGCCTGGTGCTTCGCCGACCACTACGGCCCCGACGATGTCGCGGTCTCCGGGGGCATGGTCGTTCCCCCGCATCCGCACACGGGGCTGCAGACCGTCAGCTGGCTCTTCGAGGGCGAGATCGAGCACCGCGACAGCACCGGCAGCCACGAGATGGTGCGCCCGGGTGCGGTGAACCTGATGACCGCCGGGCGCGGCATCTCGCACTCCGAGGTCTCGACGCCGCAGACGACACGGTTGCACGGCGTGCAGCTCTGGGTCGCGCTGCCCGACGCCGCCCGCCACGTCGCGCCGTTCTTCGAGCACGCGGAGATCGACGAGGTACCGGTCGACGACGCGGTCGTGCGCGTCTTCGCCGGATCGTTGCCGGGAGTCGCGGCCGAGTCATCCGTCTCGCTCTTCTCACCGCTCGTCGGCGCGCAGATCGAGTTGCCCGCAGGCGGCGAGGCATGGATCGAGCTCGACCCCTCGTTCGAGCACGGGCTCCTCGTCGACCTCGGCCCGGTCGGCGTGACCGTCGCGGCGCTCGAGGGCGAGGTCGACGACTCGCAGCGACTCGTGCCGCTCGCCGAGACCGGCCGCACAGGCGTGCTCGAGCGGAGCGAGCTCGGCTACCTGCCGGTCGGCCACGAGGGCGTGCGCCTGCGAGCAGCGGATGCCCCGGTGCGCGTGATCCTCCTCGGCGGCGTGCCGTTCGACGAAGCGCTCGTGATGTGGTGGAACTTCATCGGTCGCGACCATGACGAGATCGTCGAGTTCCGCCGGCAGTGGCAGGCCGACGTCGTCGGCCGCGACAACCCCGACGGTCGATTCGGCGATGTCACCGGGTACGACGGTGCGCCGCTGCCCGCGCCCGAGCTGCCGACCGTGCACCTGAAGCCACGCAACTAG
- the cls gene encoding cardiolipin synthase — protein MTAEQAALSFAGVIVVIDLIIRVTAIIVVPRNRRPTAGMAWLLAIFFLPFIGVFFFLLIGNPKLPKHRRQKQAEVDRYIRESTHGVERVSDPGHWPGWFEGVVRLNRNLGSMPLIGSNSASLIGDYQGSLDAMTDAVRGAKRYVHVEFYILALDSTTAPFFDALGEAVARGVDVRLMLDHVASLRVKGYRKTLKRLTAMGVRWQLMLPVQPLKGKYQRPDLRNHRKILVVDGEVGFMGSQNIIDRSYNKRGNIRRGLKWKELVARVEGPIVAGLDAIFATDWYLETGEEPVRDLSESLDQPGEAQDLDCQVVPSGPGYPNENNLKLFLALLYAAEERIILTSPYFVPDEAMLRAISGATQRGIHVELFVSEIGDQALVYHAQRSYYEALLRAGVKIYMYQAPYILHSKHFTIDDDVAVIGSSNMDIRSFELNMEISLLVRGASFVREMRAVEDGYRRDSRELTLDEWMQQPLRSTVLDNLARLSSALQ, from the coding sequence ATGACCGCGGAGCAGGCGGCGCTCTCCTTCGCCGGGGTCATCGTCGTCATCGACCTGATCATCCGCGTCACGGCGATCATCGTGGTACCGCGCAACCGTCGCCCGACCGCCGGCATGGCGTGGCTGCTCGCGATCTTCTTCCTCCCGTTCATCGGGGTGTTCTTCTTCCTGCTCATCGGCAATCCCAAGCTGCCGAAGCATCGGCGGCAGAAGCAGGCCGAGGTCGACCGGTACATCCGCGAATCGACGCACGGTGTCGAACGGGTCAGCGACCCCGGCCACTGGCCCGGGTGGTTCGAGGGCGTCGTGCGGCTGAACCGAAACCTCGGGTCGATGCCGCTCATCGGCTCCAACAGTGCGAGCCTCATCGGCGACTATCAAGGCTCGCTCGACGCGATGACCGACGCGGTGCGGGGGGCCAAGCGCTACGTGCACGTCGAGTTCTACATCCTCGCACTCGACTCCACCACCGCGCCGTTCTTCGACGCCCTCGGTGAGGCGGTCGCTCGCGGGGTCGACGTGCGGCTGATGCTCGACCACGTCGCATCCCTCCGAGTGAAGGGCTACCGGAAGACGCTCAAGCGACTCACCGCGATGGGCGTGCGGTGGCAGCTCATGCTCCCCGTGCAGCCGCTGAAGGGCAAGTACCAGCGCCCCGACCTCCGCAACCACCGAAAGATCCTCGTCGTCGACGGCGAGGTCGGCTTCATGGGTTCGCAGAACATCATCGACCGCAGCTACAACAAGCGCGGAAACATCAGACGCGGTCTGAAGTGGAAGGAACTCGTGGCGCGCGTCGAGGGGCCCATCGTGGCCGGCCTCGACGCGATCTTCGCCACCGACTGGTACCTCGAGACCGGCGAGGAGCCGGTGCGGGATCTCTCCGAGTCGCTCGACCAGCCGGGTGAGGCGCAGGACCTCGACTGCCAGGTCGTGCCGAGCGGGCCCGGCTACCCGAACGAGAACAACCTGAAGCTGTTCCTCGCGCTGCTCTACGCGGCTGAAGAGCGCATCATCCTCACGAGCCCGTACTTCGTGCCCGACGAGGCGATGCTGCGCGCGATCAGCGGCGCCACCCAGCGCGGCATCCACGTCGAGCTCTTCGTCTCGGAGATCGGCGACCAGGCGCTCGTCTATCACGCGCAGCGCTCCTACTACGAGGCGCTGCTGCGCGCCGGCGTGAAGATCTACATGTACCAGGCGCCGTACATCCTGCACTCCAAGCACTTCACGATCGACGACGACGTCGCCGTGATCGGCTCGAGCAACATGGACATCCGCTCGTTCGAGCTCAACATGGAGATCTCGCTCCTCGTGCGCGGGGCGTCGTTCGTGCGCGAGATGCGCGCCGTCGAAGACGGGTACCGCCGCGACAGCCGCGAGCTGACCCTCGACGAGTGGATGCAGCAGCCGCTGCGATCGACCGTGCTCGACAACCTCGCGCGGCTCTCGTCGGCGCTGCAGTAG